From the Ascochyta rabiei chromosome 14, complete sequence genome, one window contains:
- a CDS encoding RNA polymerase II transcription elongation factor SpEAF, producing MSLDGHRDALLREKRNESVTCNESRKRKLRELYKYTVYLEVPDKWATNTQLDQLEGRFLDENDIEKGRRFNDATTLPFPHSGQQPTLPSTLPFAHPGKPVFSPFAGSSPSPLTGASLEEQLRAASASPSVVSQPLPPSDALTHSDEHRTSRPSSIAPPAGTPSPSQASFAEERVSSKASTTAQPITEVPGVQEVGVGSLVDREDPSVDPKSVADSAVGDQDASTIPAVNEKPRTPKVVHLPSKETQESRLQETERKLDHVANKERREDERFTLPQSNGPTEMVSSPSSTVGPYSQATPHAPHHSPDTSPDTEAFHDTTHPLESNEDILDPAAQQVKEDHERALQKQMKEARERARRPDSPTSDVEKQIEDEQAIRLARDGKSRLGESTDNTGHSLTQEAEQVISESDVAQSTKEQPEHTADSLPTPTTTAPEPSVLDREATETVMAQSKENPAADHPTPPADIDLDMTQAPAMAQEEATLAQTSPRCERMTTRVSSGAIRQRSVSEIISEHAAQKTFLTPQSSNLSSPQRPRHQDRKSMEVSTVVFAKKNPVKSYKTTQTYDQDYASLQGASEDSSRDYLEGLFKFQAHHPPRSVPLQELVASARKTVSTAGTLAMIRENQDYKILKRVYQLQNANRWSLRQLQKSAEPERPFTHQDLLLLEMKWMQTDFKEERKWKHALAATLADWCAEYVHSSPEERIALRVKTSIPKSILESTNDNDMHDAPTPDLVPSGAHETESESYADEDELLTPFHADPPAGVFSLGYNDVVIKIDRTPASDHMFRELPFYEPMLEGASDVTPFSISEPPILPVSKFVTGKLVSQIRGPPRKRSRYDYDSEDEPSTPPSRAGTSAEHSMPSTPGRRLFCRNDLPPEMTDVALFNAENKHVRDRLQAAHQFRPPTEFNMPSVAFFENRTPSQWLWEEDQKLRALVKEYTFNWSLVAQQLALPSKFTSGSGRRTPWECFERWVQLEGLPAEMSKTQYFRTYQGRLEQANKVVFAQYQAQQQQQQQQSGGQTPGQPRRRPTTTPIRVERRRENRHLAIIDGMRKLARKRESVAHKQAESQKAAALRKAHEPAPPKNNVHTPQEFSRLKWEREERLKQKQLQQEIAVRNQMAVQRQAQHNAQNGVPNGVPQMQRNGTPGGANSNMPAQMANNPSQQAQNAAAMAARAQQSQQGMPNNLGNANMTGMSMGTPGVPQAQMQSNMQNGQRMGPPDQMRMAMQRNQFNSPNQQQFHLQQQQQQMSMANAQGMNMNGIPNANMMASMSNQNLNGNMNASMNGMPNGASSPRVNQAAPNMQRPNGANAGGHVPQYLQLQNTIKMQHPDWTPEQVQKSASDQLQRYMAKQRVQAMNAAAGSPGISSPSPQMANQFMQQNGGMANSPPVNAVQNYQQQLVQQQRLMSQQRQPQQAGSPGMNGRPPSRSATPQNPQQMQQSPGLVQAQPNRPT from the exons ATGTCCCTCGACGGCCATCGTGATGCATTACTTAGGGAGAAGCGGAACGAGAGCGT GACGTGCAATGAGTCTCGCAAGCGCAAGCTGCGCGAGCTTTACAAGTATACGGTCTACTTGGAGGTGCCCGACAAGTGGGCCACCAACACCCAGCTGGACCAACTTGAAGGTCGCTTTTTAGACGAGAACGACATTGAAAA AGGTCGACGCTTCAATGATGCGACAACACTTCCATTCCCACACTCTGGACAGCAACCAACCTTACCATCGACACTACCCTTCGCACATCCTGGAAAGCCTGTGTTCTCCCCATTTGCGGGATCGTCGCCGTCTCCGCTTACTGGCGCCAGTCTGGAGGAGCAATTACGTGCAGCATCAGCCTCGCCGTCCGTTGTTTCGCAACCACTGCCACCTTCTGATGCACTGACACACAGCGACGAACATCGCACTTCGAGGCCATCATCAATCGCCCCCCCGGCAGGCACCCCGTCACCATCCCAGGCGTCCTTTGCAGAAGAGCGGGTTTCTAGCAAGGCCTCCACCACGGCGCAGCCCATCACCGAAGTACCGGGTGTCCAGGAAGTTGGAGTAGGAAGCTTGGTTGACCGAGAAGATCCTTCTGTTGATCCAAAATCTGTTGCTGATTCGGCCGTCGGAGACCAGGACGCGTCGACTATTCCTGCGGTGAATGAGAAGCCTAGGACACCCAAGGTTGTTCATCTCCCGTCGAAGGAGACTCAGGAATCACGATTGCAAGAGACGGAACGCAAACTGGACCACGTAGCGAACAAAGAACGGAGAGAGGATGAACGATTTACATTACCACAAAGCAACGGTCCAACCGAGATGGTCTCATCGCCGTCCTCGACGGTCGGACCGTACTCTCAAGCAACACCGCATGCGCCCCACCACTCTCCCGATACGAGCCCCGATACAGAAGCCTTCCACGACACTACCCACCCGCTCGAATCCAATGAGGATATTCTGGACCCTGCAGCACAGCAAGTGAAGGAAGACCACGAGCGCGCTTTACAGAAACAGATGAAGGAAGCTCGAGAACGCGCCCGTAGGCCCGATTCTCCGACATCAGACGTTGAAAAGCAAATCGAAGACGAGCAGGCTATACGCCTAGCACGAGATGGAAAGAGTCGACTTGGTGAATCGACAGACAATACAGGCCATTCACTGACGCAGGAAGCCGAACAGGTCATCAGTGAAAGTGATGTTGCACAGAGCACGAAGGAACAACCAGAGCATACGGCAGACTCACTTCCTACACCAACCACAACTGCACCCGAGCCATCTGTTCTGGATCGTGAAGCCACCGAGACCGTTATGGCGCAATCGAAGGAGAATCCGGCTGCAGACCACCCTACGCCTCCTGCTGATATCGATCTCGACATGACTCAAGCACCGGCAATGGCTCAGGAAGAGGCCACACTTGCGCAGACCTCGCCGCGCTGTGAGCGTATGACTACTCGTGTGTCTTCCGGTGCTATCCGCCAAAGATCGGTCTCAGAGATCATCAGCGAGCATGCAGCACAAAAGACGTTCCTGACACCACAGTCGAGTAACCTGTCTAGTCCCCAGCGCCCTCGACATCAGGACAGAAAGTCCATGGAGGTGTCAACAGTGGTGTTTGCGAAAAAGAACCCAGTCAAGTCTTACAAGACGACGCAAACCTACGACCAAGACTATGCATCGTTGCAAGGGGCTTCTGAGGATTCAAGTCGGGACTATCTCGAGGGCCTCTTCAAGTTCCAAGCTCATCATCCACCACGGTCCGTGCCCTTGCAAGAGCTCGTTGCGTCTGCTCGGAAAACTGTTTCTACAGCTGGCACCCTTGCTATGATTCGCGAAAACCAAGATTACAAGATACTAAAGCGTGTTTACCAGCTTCAGAATGCAAACCGATGGTCTTTGCGACAACTGCAAAAGTCTGCTGAACCGGAGCGTCCTTTCACACATCaagatcttcttcttctggaGATGAAATGGATGCAAACCGATTTCAAGGAAGAGAGAAAGTGGAAGCATGCTCTCGCAGCGACCCTTGCAGACTGGTGCGCCGAGTATGTTCACAGCAGCCCTGAAGAGCGCATAGCTCTTCGAGTTAAGACAAGCATTCCAAAGTCCATACTGGAATCCACAAACGACAACGATATGCACGATGCGCCGACACCAGATCTTGTACCTTCGGGCGCTCACGAAACCGAGAGCGAATCATACGCGGACGAGGACGAGCTTCTGACGCCGTTCCATGCCGACCCTCCTGCTGGTGTGTTCTCGCTTGGCTACAACGACGTCGTCATTAAGATCGATCGTACTCCGGCCAGCGATCACATGTTCCGCGAATTGCCGTTCTACGAACCCATGCTTGAAGGCGCTAGCGATGTTACGCCTTTTTCGATATCCGAACCTCCTATTCTTCCTGTCTCGAAGTTTGTAACTGGCAAGTTGGTTTCACAGATCAGAGGTCCACCTAGAAAGCGCAGCAGATACGACTATGATTCTGAAGACGAACCTTCCACACCGCCTAGCCGGGCTGGAACCTCTGCAGAGCACTCAATGCCCTCTACTCCAGGAAGAAGGCTGTTCTGTCGGAATGATCTTCCTCCTGAGATGACTGATGTTGCCCTGTTTAATGCCGAGAACAAGCATGTTCGAGACAGACTGCAGGCAGCGCACCAGTTCAGGCCACCGACTGAGTTCAACATGCCCTCAGTTGCTTTCTTCGAGAATAGAACTCCGTCGCAGTGGCTCTGGGAAGAAGATCAGAAGCTCCGTGCTCTCGTCAAGGAATACACCTTCAATTGGTCTTTGGTGGCGCAGCAGTTAGCATTGCCATCGAAATTTACTTCGGGGTCTGGGCGCCGCACGCCTTGGGAATGCTTTGAGCGCTGGGTACAGCTAGAAGGGTTACCTGCTGAGATGTCCAAGACGCAGTACTTCCGCACATACCAAGGTCGATTGGAGCAGGCAAATAAAGTCGTGTTTGCTCAATATCAGgcgcagcaacagcaacagcaacaacagtcTGGGGGACAAACACCAGGGCAGCCTCGGAGACGCCCTACGACCACACCAATTCGCGTGGAGAGGAGAAGAGAGAACCGCCACCTTGCCATTATCGATGGTATGCGCAAGCTCGCCCGAAAGCGGGAATCGGTCGCACATAAGCAAGCGGAATCGCAAAAGGCTGCGGCGCTCAGGAAGGCGCATGAGCCTGCGCCACCCAAGAACAATGTGCACACTCCGCAAGAGTTCAGCCGTCTCAAGTGGGAACGCGAAGAGAGGCTGAAGCAAAAGCAATTGCAACAGGAGATCGCCGTCAGA AATCAGATGGCGGTGCAGCGCCAAGCTCAACATAACGCGCAGAACGGTGTCCCGAACGGCGTACCGCAAATGCAACGCAACGGCACACCCGGCGGCGCCAACTCCAACATGCCCGCGCAGATGGCTAACAACCCATCGCAACAGGCTCAGAATGCGGCAGCAATGGCAGCGCGAGCTCAGCAAAGCCAGCAAGGAATGCCAAACAACCTTGGCAATGCCAACATGACTGGTATGTCCATGGGCACACCCGGTGTTCCCCAGGCACAAATGCAGAGCAACATGCAGAACGGCCAGCGAATGGGACCTCCAGACCAGATGCGTATGGCGATGCAACGGAACCAATTCAACAGTCCGAACCAGCAGCAGTTTCACttgcaacagcaacagcaacagatGAGTATGGCGAACGCTCAGGGCATGAATATGAATGGCATTCCCAATGCGAACATGATGGCGTCAATGAGCAACCAAAACCTGAACGGAAACATGAACGCCTCCATGAATGGTATGCCCAACGGCGCCAGTTCTCCACGAGTGAACCAGGCAGCGCCAAACATGCAGCGTCCGAACGGAGCCAACGCAGGTGGCCACGTTCCTCAATATCTGCAACTGCAGAACACCATCAAGATGCAGCATCCGGATTGGACGCCAGAGCAGGTGCAGAAATCAGCTTCTGACCAGCTCCAGCGATACATGGCTAAGCAACGTGTGCAAGCAATGAACGCTGCGGCGGGCTCTCCAGGAATttcatcgccatcgccgcaGATGGCCAACCAATTCATGCAGCAGAACGGCGGCATGGCTAACAGCCCGCCTGTCAATGCGGTTCAAAACTACCAGCAACAGTTGGTGCAGCAACAACGACTAATGAGCCAACAACGACAACCGCAACAGGCCGGCAGCCCGGGAATGAATGGACGACCACCGAGTAGAAGCGCAACACCACAAAACCCGCAGCAGATGCAGCAGAGTCCCGGCTTGGTACAAGCCCAGCCCAACCGACCTACCTGA
- a CDS encoding protein-ER retention protein, variant 2 has product MDGDPAVEPELDGFSRVLPLPYRVALIIVLGIWAWGLNLHYLSLIRIDVPSLIRYPSRSSPHHLPHHLSCYRIATFLSIPLAFSLLLFWTLTNGSPADIAAWDILPNLYLLVLVVGFIAPLPFVSRAGRSRTLATLKRISIGGIAEAADGKFGDILLADALTSYAKVLGDLFVSLCMFFSSSHSSTGPPNRSCGGAFWVPFIISIPSLIRLRQCITEYFRVQRANAQTGQPSKATGWGGVHLANALKYSTAFPVIILSALQRTPAPEKYGVSEATLFRMWMVAVVMNSGYSFYWDIARDWDLTLFSPVRNNPEHPYGLRRHRYFHAKEFYYAAIVIDALLRCTWSLKLSPHLDHFNDLEGGIFTMEVLEVLRRWVWIFFRVETEWGEYNYIYYAFKEQVLECENANERQCVPTVVQLQMISCSAM; this is encoded by the exons ATGGACGGCGATCCAGCCGTTGAACCAGAACTCGATGGCTTCAGCCGCGTGCTGCCATTGCCATACCGCGTGGCCCTGATCATCGTGCTAG GTATCTGGGCATGGGGTCTCAACCTGCACTACCTCTCTCTGATCCGCATCGACGTCCCCTCGCTCATTCGCTATCCTTCGCGCTCTTCGCCGCACCACCTCCCACACCACCTCTCCTGCTACCGCATTGCGACCTTCCTCTCCATCCCGCTCGCCTTCTCCCTTCTTCTGTTCTGGACCCTCACGAACGGCAGCCCAGCAGACATCGCAGCATGGGACATCCTCCCGAACCTATACCTCCTCGTGCTGGTAGTGGGCTTCATTGCACCGCTCCCCTTCGTCTCGCGCGCAGGACGTAGCCGTACACTTGCGACCCTGAAACGAATAAGCATCGGCGGGATCGCAGAAGCCGCCGACGGCAAATTTGGCGACATCCTGCTCGCTGATGCACTCACATCCTATGCCAAAGTCCTGGGCGACCTCTTTGTGTCGCTCTGCAtgttcttctcctcctcgcACAGCAGCACCGGCCCTCCGAACCGAAGTTGCGGCGGTGCCTTCTGGGTACCCTTCATCATCAGCATTCCTTCGCTGATTCGCCTGCGACAATGCATAACAGAGTACTTTCGCGTCCAGCGCGCAAACGCACAGACGGGTCAACCCTCCAAAGCAACAGGGTGGGGTGGGGTGCACCTCGCCAACGCGCTGAAATACAGCACCGCATTCCCAGTCATCATACTCAGCGCCCTGCAGCGCACGCCAGCGCCAGAGAAATACGGGGTCAGTGAGGCAACGCTTTTTAGAATGTGGATGGTGGCCGTGGTGATGAATTCTGGCTACAGTTTTTACTGGGACATTGCCCGCGATTGGGACCTCACGCTGTTCTCGCCGGTGCGCAACAACCCCGAACACCCCTACGGATTGCGACGGCACCGGTATTTCCACGCCAAGGAATTCTACTACGCCGCGATCGTCATAGACGCTCTGCTAAGGTGCACGTGGAGTCTCAAGCTCTCGCCCCATCTAGACCATTTTAATGATCTCGAGGGTGGGATATTTACCATGGAAGTGCTCGAGGTGTTGAGGCGATGGGTATGGATCTTCTTCAGAGTTGAAACAGAGTGGGGTGAGTACAACTACATCTACTATGCTTTCAAAGAGCAGGTCCTTGAGTGTGAGAATGCTAATGAGCGACAGTGCGTACCCACCGTGGTCCAGCTCCAGATGATATCCTGCTCGGCGATGTAA
- a CDS encoding Protein mak11, with product MAKRKNDNVEVARVPKSLKSRKEESAPVTKQPTKKEAVQGKAGAGSGKIVPSKSKAVVESAPTATDKASETSSFQIITGSYERVLHGFAAAIPSELVTGQHDASKPEAEKTKVDFTDTFLFNAHASAIRCLALAPLSDETNKVTLATGATDERINLYSLSTAPPVPSKNPKLPSLTGIAITENSKNKELGSLLHHSSNITALYFPTRAKLLSAAEDSTIAITRTRDWTALSTIKAPIPKPQGRPSGDTAGPGEVPSGINDFSVHPSMKLMVSVGKGEKCMRLWNLVTGKKAGVLNFSREMLASVGEGRFQSGEGRRVIWDKEGEEFAVAFERGVVVFGIDSKPKSKIAPTPRTKIHQMHYLPSADGPNTLLVSTEDGRILLYDTSSTTQDEDAESKKDDLPSSKLIAQIGGPAAGITGRIKDFEVLSYSATNKSQYLVVTGSSDGTVRLWLINASELQSDAETEKGSGFTANQIGRLLATYSTGTRITCLKAYPMTGKPEDGEEEIIDEKIEVESESEDSE from the coding sequence ATGGCCAAAAGGAAGAACGACAATGTGGAAGTTGCGCGGGTACCGAAATCGTTGAAGAGTAGGAAAGAAGAGAGTGCACCGGTCACCAAGCAGCCTACGAAGAAAGAAGCAGTACAGGGCAAGGCAGGTGCAGGCAGTGGGAAAATCGTTCCGAGCAAGAGCAAGGCAGTAGTGGAATCAGCTCCCACAGCTACAGACAAAGCCTCGGAAACTTCGAGCTTCCAAATAATCACTGGATCATACGAGAGAGTTCTGCACGGGTTTGCTGCTGCGATTCCGTCAGAACTCGTCACAGGACAGCACGATGCATCAAAACCAGAGGCCGAAAAGACCAAAGTGGACTTCACAGATACCTTTCTGTTCAACGCTCATGCCTCAGCCATCCGGTGTCTAGCCCTCGCACCGCTTTCCGACGAGACAAATAAAGTCACGTTAGCGACCGGTGCAACGGATGAGCGCATCAACCTGTATTCGCTCTCAACGGCACCACCAGTACCTTCAAAGAACCCCAAACTTCCCAGCTTAACAGGAATCGCCATTACCGAGAACTCCAAGAACAAGGAACTGGGCTCTCTCCTCCATCACTCCTCCAACATCACAGCACTCTACTTCCCCACACGCGCCAAGCTGCTCAGCGCCGCGGAAGACAGCACGATAGCAATCACCCGCACCCGCGACTGGACCGCACTCTCCACCATCAAAGCACCCATCCCTAAACCCCAAGGCCGACCAAGCGGCGACACCGCAGGACCCGGCGAAGTCCCCTCCGGCATCAACGATTTCTCTGTGCACCCAAGCATGAAGCTCATGGTGAGCGTGGGCAAAGGCGAGAAGTGCATGAGATTGTGGAATCTGGTGACTGGCAAGAAGGCCGGTGTGCTCAACTTCTCCCGCGAGATGTTAGCTTCGGTTGGCGAAGGGCGGTTTCAGTCCGGCGAGGGCCGTCGCGTGATTTGGGACAAGGAGGGGGAGGAGTTTGCCGTTGCGTTTGAGCGCGGGGTGGTCGTGTTTGGGATTGACTCAAAGCCAAAGTCCAAGATCGCGCCCACGCCCAGAACCAAGATCCACCAGATGCACTACCTCCCATCGGCCGATGGGCCGAACACGCTGCTCGTCTCAACCGAAGACGGTCGTATCTTGCTCTACGATACGAGCTCCACGACGCAAGACGAGGACGCGGAAAGCAAGAAAGACGACTTGCCCTCCAGCAAACTCATTGCGCAGATCGGTGGCCCCGCAGCAGGCATCACAGGCCGCATCAAGGACTTCGAAGTACTTTCCTACTCCGCGACAAACAAGTCTCAGTATCTTGTCGTAACCGGAAGCAGCGACGGCACAGTGCGCCTCTGGCTCATCAATGCCTCGGAGCTGCAGAGCGACGCGGAAACAGAGAAGGGCAGCGGGTTCACCGCTAACCAGATTGGAAGACTGCTCGCTACGTACTCGACAGGCACGCGGATAACGTGTCTCAAGGCATATCCGATGACGGGGAAACCAGAAGATGGAGAAGAGGAGATTATCGATGAGAAGATTGAGGTCGAGAGTGAGAGCGAAGATAGCGAGTAG
- a CDS encoding Glutamine--fructose-6-phosphate transaminase (isomerizing), producing MENGGTLHAWPVQIQISSTPTAFSLLSYHLLSLPAYCSIPAHLPTCTRYPYDRFSSSRLPQYFRFLAMCGIFGYINYLVEKDRKYILNTLVNGLARLEYRGYDSAGLAIDGDKKNEVYAVKEVGKVAALKKLVDEQNFDLNKVFDSHAGIAHTRWATHGPPSRVNCHPHRSDPNWEFSVVHNGIITNYKELKTLLESKGYKFETETDTEAIAKLTKYIHSEHPDLSFPSLVKAVIKELQGAFGLLIKSIHYPHEVVAARKGSPLVIGVRTQKKMKVDFVDVEYNDEHTALPAESASHNVALKKSNNLLAPPDKSLLHRSQSRAFLSDDGVPMPTEFFLSSDPASIVEHTKKVLYLEDDDIAHIHEGSLNIHRLNKDDGTSNVRAIQTLEIQLQEIMKGRFDHFMQKEIFEQPESVVNAMRGRLDAENKTVTLGGLRQYLATIRRCRRIIFIACGTSYHSCMAVRGIFEELTEIPIAVELASDFLDRKAPVFRDDTCVFVSQSGETADSLMALRYCLERGALTVGVVNNVGSSISLLTHCGVHINAGPEIGVASTKAYTSQFVCMVMFALSLSEDRASKQKRREEIMIGLTKISEQFKETLKLDQPIKKLCERFKDQKSLLLLGRGSQHATALEGALKIKEISYLHCEAVMSGELKHGVLALVDENLPIVMILTRDDIFAKSLNAYQQVIARSGRPIIICNQDDPEFPTDKTDKIEVPTNVDCLQGLINVIPLQLMSYWMAVAEGVNVDMPRNLAKSVTVE from the exons ATGGAGAATGGTGGGACGCTGCATGCTTGGCCTGTTCAGATACAAATATCATCAACACCGACCGCCTTTTCGCTCCTCTCATACCATCTCCTCTCTCTCCCTGCATATTGCTCCATACCCGCCCACCTGCCCACCTGCACGAGATACCCTTACGATcgtttttcttcttctcgtctCCCACAGTACTTTCGTTTCCTCGCCATGTG TGGAATTTTCGGGTACATCAACTACCTGGTGGAGAAGGACAGGAAGTACATTCTCAACACACTCGTCAATG GTCTTGCACGTCTAGAGTACCGCGGCTACGACTCGGCCGGTCTGGCCATCGACGGCGACAAGAAGAACGAGGTCTACGCCGTCAAGGAGGTCGGCAAGGTCGCCGCGCTGAAGAAGCTCGTCGACGAGCAGAACTTCGACCTGAACAAGGTCTTCGACTCACACGCCGGCATTGCCCACACGCGATGGGCCACCCACGGCCCTCCCTCGCGCGTCAACTGCCATCCCCACAG GTCTGACCCCAACTGGGAATTCTCCGTCGTCCACAACGGCATCATCACAAACTACAAGGAGCTGAAGACTCTGCTCGAGAGCAAGGGCTACAAGTTCGAGACCGAGACCGACACTGAGGCCATTGCAAAGCTCACCAAGTACATCCACTCGGAGCACCCTGACCtcagcttcccctccctgGTCAAGGCTGTCATCAAGGAGTTGCAGGGTGCCTTTGGGCTTCTCATCAAGTCGATCCACTACCCCCATGAGGTCGTCGCCGCCCGCAAGGGTTCGCCCCTTGTCATCGGTGTCCGAACACAGAAGAAGATGAAGGTCGACTTTGTCGATGTCGAGTACAACGACGAGCACACCGCTCTCCCCGCCGAGAGCGCCTCCCACAACGTTGCCCTGAAGAAGTCGAACAACCTTCTCGCACCCCCTGACAAGTCGCTTCTGCACCGCTCGCAGTCGCGCGCTTTCCTCTCCGACGACGGCGTGCCCATGCCCACCGAGTTCTTCCTCTCCTCGGACCCCGCCTCGATCGTCGAGCACACCAAGAAGGTCCTGTACCTCGAGGACGACGACATCGCGCACATCCACGAGGGCTCGCTGAACATCCACCGTCTGAACAAGGATGACGGCACCTCCAACGTGCGTGCCATCCAGACTCTGGAGATCCAGCTCCAGGAGATCATGAAGGGCCGCTTCGACCACTTCATGCAGAAGGAGATTTTCGAGCAGCCCGAGTCGGTTGTCAACGCCATGCGTGGTCGTCTCGACGCCGAGAACAAGACCGTCACACTCGGTGGTCTCCGTCAGTACCTTGCGACCATCCGCCGATGCCGCAGGATCATCTTCATTGCCTGCGGTACTTCGTACCACTCCTGCATGGCTGTCCGTGGTATCTTCGAGGAGCTGACCGAGATCCCCATTGCTGTCGAGCTGGCCTCTGACTTCCTGGACCGCAAGGCTCCCGTCTTCCGTGACGACACGTGCGTCTTCGTTTCCCAGTCTGGTGAGACGGCTGACTCGCTCATGGCTCTCCGCTACTGCCTGGAGCGCGGTGCCCTGACCGTCGGTGTTGTCAACAACGTCGGTTCTTCGATTTCGCTCCTCACCCACTGCGGTGTCCACATCAACGCCGGTCCCGAGATCGGTGTGGCGTCCACCAAGGCCTACACCTCCCAGTTCGTCTGCATGGTCATGTTCGCGCTGTCTCTCAGCGAGGACCGTGCGTCCAAGCAGAAGAGGCGCGAGGAGATTATGATTGGTCTCACCAAGATCTCGGAGCAGTTCAAGGAGACACTCAAGCTTGACCAGCCCATCAAGAAGCTCTGCGAGCGCTTCAAGGACCAGAAGAGCCTGCTGCTCCTCGGCCGTGGCTCCCAGCACGCCACTGCTCTCGAGGGTGCCCTGAAGATCAAGGAAATCTCGTACCTCCACTGCGAGGCTGTCATGTCGGGAGAGCTCAAGCACGGTGTTCTTGCTCTCGTGGACGAGAACCTGCCGATTGTCATGATCCTCACGCGCGACGACATCTTCGCCAAGTCGCTCAACGCGTACCAGCAAGTCATTGCGCGTAGCGGACGACCGATCATCATCTGCAACCAGGACGACCCCGAATTCCCCACAGACAAGACGGACAAGATCGAGGTCCCCACCAACGTCGACTGCCTGCAGGGTTTGATCAACGTCATTCCTCTGCAGCTCATGTCGTACTGGATGGCGGTTGCCGAGGGCGTCAACGTCGACATGCCCCGCAACCTGGCCAAGTCGGTCACGGTGGAGTAA
- a CDS encoding protein-ER retention protein: MDGDPAVEPELDGFSRVLPLPYRVALIIVLGIWAWGLNLHYLSLIRIDVPSLIRYPSRSSPHHLPHHLSCYRIATFLSIPLAFSLLLFWTLTNGSPADIAAWDILPNLYLLVLVVGFIAPLPFVSRAGRSRTLATLKRISIGGIAEAADGKFGDILLADALTSYAKVLGDLFVSLCMFFSSSHSSTGPPNRSCGGAFWVPFIISIPSLIRLRQCITEYFRVQRANAQTGQPSKATGWGGVHLANALKYSTAFPVIILSALQRTPAPEKYGVSEATLFRMWMVAVVMNSGYSFYWDIARDWDLTLFSPVRNNPEHPYGLRRHRYFHAKEFYYAAIVIDALLRCTWSLKLSPHLDHFNDLEGGIFTMEVLEVLRRWVWIFFRVETEWVRTHRGPAPDDILLGDVNSNRYDDSETDRSD, from the exons ATGGACGGCGATCCAGCCGTTGAACCAGAACTCGATGGCTTCAGCCGCGTGCTGCCATTGCCATACCGCGTGGCCCTGATCATCGTGCTAG GTATCTGGGCATGGGGTCTCAACCTGCACTACCTCTCTCTGATCCGCATCGACGTCCCCTCGCTCATTCGCTATCCTTCGCGCTCTTCGCCGCACCACCTCCCACACCACCTCTCCTGCTACCGCATTGCGACCTTCCTCTCCATCCCGCTCGCCTTCTCCCTTCTTCTGTTCTGGACCCTCACGAACGGCAGCCCAGCAGACATCGCAGCATGGGACATCCTCCCGAACCTATACCTCCTCGTGCTGGTAGTGGGCTTCATTGCACCGCTCCCCTTCGTCTCGCGCGCAGGACGTAGCCGTACACTTGCGACCCTGAAACGAATAAGCATCGGCGGGATCGCAGAAGCCGCCGACGGCAAATTTGGCGACATCCTGCTCGCTGATGCACTCACATCCTATGCCAAAGTCCTGGGCGACCTCTTTGTGTCGCTCTGCAtgttcttctcctcctcgcACAGCAGCACCGGCCCTCCGAACCGAAGTTGCGGCGGTGCCTTCTGGGTACCCTTCATCATCAGCATTCCTTCGCTGATTCGCCTGCGACAATGCATAACAGAGTACTTTCGCGTCCAGCGCGCAAACGCACAGACGGGTCAACCCTCCAAAGCAACAGGGTGGGGTGGGGTGCACCTCGCCAACGCGCTGAAATACAGCACCGCATTCCCAGTCATCATACTCAGCGCCCTGCAGCGCACGCCAGCGCCAGAGAAATACGGGGTCAGTGAGGCAACGCTTTTTAGAATGTGGATGGTGGCCGTGGTGATGAATTCTGGCTACAGTTTTTACTGGGACATTGCCCGCGATTGGGACCTCACGCTGTTCTCGCCGGTGCGCAACAACCCCGAACACCCCTACGGATTGCGACGGCACCGGTATTTCCACGCCAAGGAATTCTACTACGCCGCGATCGTCATAGACGCTCTGCTAAGGTGCACGTGGAGTCTCAAGCTCTCGCCCCATCTAGACCATTTTAATGATCTCGAGGGTGGGATATTTACCATGGAAGTGCTCGAGGTGTTGAGGCGATGGGTATGGATCTTCTTCAGAGTTGAAACAGAGTGGG TGCGTACCCACCGTGGTCCAGCTCCAGATGATATCCTGCTCGGCGATGTAAACTCGAATCGATACGATGACAGTGAAACAGATCGCTCAGATTAG
- a CDS encoding U4/U6-U5 snRNP complex subunit lsm6, which produces MSQSPAPESNGDSRDPSGFLSEIIGAPVTVKLNSGIVYKGDLQSVDGYMNIALERCKEVSEGRVTRNWGDAFVRGNNVTYICADNA; this is translated from the exons ATGTCTCAAAGCCCAGCGCCAGAGAGCAACGGCGACTCGAGGGACCCCAGCGGCTTCTTGAGCGAGATCATCGGTGCTCCTGTCACTGTCAAGCTGAACTCTGGCATCGTGTACAAAG GTGACCTTCAGTCTGTCGATGGCTACATGAACATTGCTCTCGAGCGATGTAAGGAGGTTTCAGAGGGGCGTGTCACCCGTAACTGGGGTGATGCGTTTGTACGAGGCAACAACG TCACATACATCTGCGCCGACAACGCATGA